CATTTGGTGTTTTTTTGAGCCCTGATTCTACTGCCTTGAAAGATATAGCAAAAAAACGAAATAAATATGAGTAAACTAATGCGCCAATAGTTCCTACTAAGCTAATTTCTACAATATATTGAGTAATGAAAGAGGATATTCTGCTTAAAAATATTATTATACTAATTGCGATAATTGCATTTGGAATCGCATAGCCCAGGGAAATGAGACGCGCTATATTGTTGATTACCTTATTTTTACGCGCCGTATATCCAATCATTATTGCAATGCTAATTGAGATTAATGCGGTGATAAATGATAAACTAACGCTATTTGCTATTATGTTATAAAATCTTGCTTCGTATATGAAAAACCCCTTCTCTATGCTCCAATATATGAGCGGAATCATTGGCAAAATAAAACCTATTAATATCGGCAATACACACATAAGATAAGCAAAGATCAACGGTATAGCGCCACTTATACTCCGTTTATTGTGATAATCTGAATTGGTATTGATTGAAGAGTAGGATATTCCTTTTTTTTGTAGTTTTTTTTCGATAGCTATTAGTGTTGCAACGAAAATCAATTCTGCAACTGCTAAAACAGTAGTTGAATATTTGTCATGCAGTAAAAACCAGGTGCGATATATTCCTGTCGTGAAAGTATCAATAGCAAGAAACTGTGGTGTGCCGAAATCCGTAATTACTTCCATTAGTACCAAGGATAACCCAGCTATAATTGATGGGCGTATGGAGGGTATAATGACAAAAAGTAAGCTCCTTAATGAGGAAAAACCAAGTGTTGATGCAATAGTGACTGAGTTACTAACATTCTTTAGACTTGAGCGGACTAACATATAAACGTATGGATATAGGCTAAATCCCATCACTAATATTCCACCACCTAGAGATTTTATTTCAGGAAACCAATAGTCACCTTTGCTCCAATCTAAAATGTCTCTTAATGAGCTTTGCACCGGACCTGAAAACTCTAGCGTATTTACATAGACGAACGCTACTATATATCCAGGAATCGATATCGGAAAGAATAAAGCAATCTCAAAAATTTTACTTCCAGGGAATGAAAAAAATGTGGTGAGCCAAGCTGGAATTACTCCAAATACAAAAGATATTCCCCCCACTCCTATCATCAAAATTAACGTACTCAGTATATATTCAGGAAAAAGTGTGCTGATTACCCATCCGGAATTCGCTGTATCTGTAAATAGAATTGATATTAATGATAATATTGGGCAGATAAATAATATACTTACTAGAAATAGGAATATATTTTTAAATACTCTTAAAAACATTAATTTGAATCTATATTTAATATTAAAATGTTATATGTAAAAACTGAAGATATCCAGTAATTAACAGCCGATCTATTGAATATCTTGATAATCTCATATATTATATTTTAAGTTTATAGATTAGTAACCATGAGCTTCATCATTGCAACTTTCTATCATTTTGTAGAACTTTCTAATTATTATGACATGAAAGATGAAATAAAAACTGCATGCGACAACGTTGAATTAAAGGGCACTATACTCCTTGCAGAAGAGGGTGTTAATGCAACAATATCTGGTAAAAGAAACGCGATTGATGAAATATTTGATTTTCTACATTCTGATTATAGGCTGAAAGATCTTACATGGAAAGAGAGTGCAGCAAAATATCAACCATTTAGCAAGATGAAGGTAAAATTAAAAAGAGAGATTGTGAATCTTGGTGTAAGCAATCTTGATATTTCCCTTAAGGGTAAATATGTTGATCCAGAGCATTGGGATGATTTTACTTCTCAACCTGACGTTTTAGTAATAGATACACGAAATGAGTATGAAGTGAAATTAGGCAAGTTTAAAAATGCAATTAATCCACATACACAATGTTTCCGTGAGTTTCCTCAGTGGGCAGAGTCATTTTCTGAGAGTAAAGACCTGAAAGTGGCTATGTACTGCACTGGTGGAATTAGATGTGAAAAATCAACAGCATATATGAAAAGTCTTGGATTTAACGATGTGTACCACCTGAAAGGCGGCATTCTTTCTTACCTTGAAAAAACTTATAATAAAAATGGTAATTGGAAAGGTGAGTGTTTTGTTTTTGATGATAGAATTGCTGTTGATAACTCACTTACTCCAAGCAACACAATAAAATGCATACTCTGCTCAAATCAAGTTTCAACGGACAAGCTGAAGTCAATTCCACGCGGCCAGGTGGTTTGTTCTGATTGTAAACTTCAGTGTTATAGCTATAATAAATAAGATCTCTCTACGTCATACCGCCGCGGCGCTAACAAGTAGCGGAATGACGAATTTTTGTTTTTCAAATTATAGGTAAACCTAAGTCACTTTAGCTATAGCAAATTAAATAACCTGAAGTACATCTATTGACTGATACATCAATCCATGTTACTTTCCACAAAAAACAGAAGGGGGCGTTGAAAGACAGCTAACCATAACATCAGAAAGGCATCTAGCTGGTGGATTTTCAAATAAACCTATTATTTTTTTATTTTCAGTAAAAGAAGATGGTTTTCTACCATTATTATTCTTTATATTAGCTTTGGCTCCTGCCTTCAGAAGAAATTCAACCATATCAGCATTATTAGCAGAAGTGGCATAATGTAATGCAGTTCTACCCAGATTATCCTGGATATTAATGTCAGCACCATTTTCCAAAAGAAGTTTTACTATATTAGTCATACCTCTTAAGGAAGCCATGTGTAATATGGCTTCCTTATTATCGTTTTTAGCATTAACATCAGCACCATCATTAAGACACCGTAACACCTGATTATCATTACCCTCAATAACCGACTCAATAATTTGTTTATTTCTAAGTAAAGTAATTATTTCCTTACTGTCAGTAAAGGAAAGTGATGTTCTATCAAAATCATCTTTCGCATTAGCTTTGGCTCCTGCCTCCAGAAGAAATTTAATCATACCAACATTATTAGCAAAAGTAGCATAATATAATGCAGTTTTACCCAGATTACCCTGGGTATTGATTTTAGCACCTTTCTTTAAAAGAATTTCTACTATAGCACGGTAACCATAATAAGAAGCATAGTGTAATACAGTTTCACCTTGATTATCCCGGATATTTATTTTAGCACCTCTCTCTAAAAGAAGTTTTACTATATTAGCCATACCTTTTAGGGAAGCAATGTGTAATGGGGTTTGATTATTATTGTTTTGAGCATTAATATTAACACCATCATTAAGACATTGTAACACCTGATAGTAATCACCATACTCAGTAAATCGCATTAACTTTAGAAAGCTTATTGCCTCATTAATACCTCTTTTTTCATTACCCAGTAACTCATAATAATATTCATTGAAGCATTCCCATAATTTATCCTGTATTGTTTGTCTTATTTCCTCATCTATACAAAGATTTTTTATAGGCCTTTTGGTACATGGATCTGTTGCGTTATCCCCTTCTTTTTTCCACCGCTTAAAAATCTCATGGTACTCAAACACATTTTGCGACTCTGAATCATCATCATATATTATTCTAACAGGCTCCAATATTAGTTCTCCTGTTATCGGGCAAAGCAGACCACTTTCTTCAAAGCAATTATTACCTTTTTCAACCGCCTTCTCAATATACTTACCTATTAAACGCTCATAGTCTGCTAGCCCATCATTATTTTCACGATATTTCTCAAAAATTTTGTATAAATCATAATGTTCAATATTATTTAACATAATTTTATTCCGTAAATTATAAAAATGCTAATGTATGTACTAAAAATAGAACTTACAAGTATTTTTTTCAATTATAAGATACAATACCTCAACTTATTTTATTTATAAAAAAGTTATAAATATATACCTTTTAAGTATTTACTTCTTACCCTTAATCAACTCTAAAGCCTTCTTCAAATCTATGCTTTCAATATCTGCACTCTTGCCCAAAGCAACGTTTGTTTTACCGCATTTTATATAGAATCCGTACCTACCGTTGCAGATGAAAACTTCTTTTCCCTTTTCATTAACCCCGAGAGACTTTAGTTCTTTGCGTGGACTGTTTGCAATAATTTGTACAGCTTCGCTCAATTCTGTATTCAGCACCTCTTTGGAGCTTTTCTTAAGAGAAAAGTATTTACCATCATAGAAAATATAGTATCCAAATCGCCCAAGGCCTATTTTTACTTCCTTTCCGGTTTCAGGGTGTTCTCCGATTACTTTTGGCAAGGAAAGTAACTGAGTAGCGGTGCTCAGATCAATCTCATTAACATTTATATCTTTTGGTATAGAAACCGCTTTTTTCTTTTCTGACTCATTATTAAACTGCAGGTAAAGCCCAAAAGGACCTTTTTTAATTACTACCTCTTGTCCTGTTATATCATCTACACCTAAACTTTTTGGATATTCTGAATTGTCGTTACTACCTGTAATTTCTTTTGTATGGTTGCATTCAGGATAGTTAGAACATCCAAGAAATACCCCCGCGCGCCCGAAGTTCAATTTCAATATGCCATCAGAGCAAATAGGACATTTCGTATTCACCTCTTTTCTTCCTTCTTCTGAACAAAACCAATCGACTACCAAATCGTGAATGCCGCTGAAAACTTCATCATGCGTCATTTGCTTGACAAAGTTTACATGACCAAAAAATGGCACCCAAAAGTGGCCTAATTCTTTTTTCCAATCTGCATGTCCATTTGAGATTAAATCAAGCTTTTCTTCCATTTGTGCTGTGAAATCATACTCTATACAACGCTGAAAAAAGGTTTCTAAAAATA
The window above is part of the Wolbachia endosymbiont (group A) of Bibio marci genome. Proteins encoded here:
- a CDS encoding ankyrin repeat domain-containing protein; translated protein: MLNNIEHYDLYKIFEKYRENNDGLADYERLIGKYIEKAVEKGNNCFEESGLLCPITGELILEPVRIIYDDDSESQNVFEYHEIFKRWKKEGDNATDPCTKRPIKNLCIDEEIRQTIQDKLWECFNEYYYELLGNEKRGINEAISFLKLMRFTEYGDYYQVLQCLNDGVNINAQNNNNQTPLHIASLKGMANIVKLLLERGAKINIRDNQGETVLHYASYYGYRAIVEILLKKGAKINTQGNLGKTALYYATFANNVGMIKFLLEAGAKANAKDDFDRTSLSFTDSKEIITLLRNKQIIESVIEGNDNQVLRCLNDGADVNAKNDNKEAILHMASLRGMTNIVKLLLENGADINIQDNLGRTALHYATSANNADMVEFLLKAGAKANIKNNNGRKPSSFTENKKIIGLFENPPARCLSDVMVSCLSTPPSVFCGK
- a CDS encoding ABC transporter permease, translating into MFLRVFKNIFLFLVSILFICPILSLISILFTDTANSGWVISTLFPEYILSTLILMIGVGGISFVFGVIPAWLTTFFSFPGSKIFEIALFFPISIPGYIVAFVYVNTLEFSGPVQSSLRDILDWSKGDYWFPEIKSLGGGILVMGFSLYPYVYMLVRSSLKNVSNSVTIASTLGFSSLRSLLFVIIPSIRPSIIAGLSLVLMEVITDFGTPQFLAIDTFTTGIYRTWFLLHDKYSTTVLAVAELIFVATLIAIEKKLQKKGISYSSINTNSDYHNKRSISGAIPLIFAYLMCVLPILIGFILPMIPLIYWSIEKGFFIYEARFYNIIANSVSLSFITALISISIAIMIGYTARKNKVINNIARLISLGYAIPNAIIAISIIIFLSRISSFITQYIVEISLVGTIGALVYSYLFRFFAISFKAVESGLKKTPNEIEWTAYTMGHGPISTCLNVHIPLIKKSILSGFLLVFMDTIKELTATLIIRPFNFETISTRIYELVSDERYREAAPFSLIIVIIGLISTITLFTLDDKDKK
- a CDS encoding rhodanese-related sulfurtransferase, translated to MSFIIATFYHFVELSNYYDMKDEIKTACDNVELKGTILLAEEGVNATISGKRNAIDEIFDFLHSDYRLKDLTWKESAAKYQPFSKMKVKLKREIVNLGVSNLDISLKGKYVDPEHWDDFTSQPDVLVIDTRNEYEVKLGKFKNAINPHTQCFREFPQWAESFSESKDLKVAMYCTGGIRCEKSTAYMKSLGFNDVYHLKGGILSYLEKTYNKNGNWKGECFVFDDRIAVDNSLTPSNTIKCILCSNQVSTDKLKSIPRGQVVCSDCKLQCYSYNK